Proteins found in one Falsirhodobacter algicola genomic segment:
- the pip gene encoding prolyl aminopeptidase — translation MDHRSGQKRENGSLYPPIEPFDQRMMEVGEGHRVYVEQSGHHEGVPVLVLHGGPGGGCSPMMRRFFDPAHYRTVMFDQRGCGRSRPSGSVEANTTWHLIADIERIRDRLGIDRFILFGGSWGSTLALIYAITHPERVRGLVLRGVFLGTQGELDWFYGGGAGRFFPEMWARFLAPLAEAERGDAIAAYHRRLFSGDRMEEARAGRIWANWENALASVHHEGIPGEAPSDYARTFARLENHYFTHRCFMDCDDWILRNRRVIEHLPAVIVQGRLDMICPPQAAHRLAAGWDSADLHVIPMAGHALSEPGISRALLAAMDAWRTIFP, via the coding sequence ATGGATCACAGGTCAGGCCAAAAGCGCGAGAATGGTTCCCTCTATCCGCCGATCGAACCCTTCGATCAGCGTATGATGGAGGTGGGCGAGGGCCACCGCGTCTATGTCGAGCAGTCGGGCCACCACGAAGGCGTGCCCGTTCTGGTGCTGCATGGCGGGCCGGGGGGCGGCTGTTCGCCCATGATGCGCCGCTTCTTCGATCCGGCCCATTACCGCACGGTGATGTTCGATCAGCGCGGCTGCGGGCGTTCGCGGCCCAGCGGCTCGGTCGAGGCGAACACCACATGGCATCTGATCGCCGATATCGAGCGCATCCGCGACCGGCTGGGGATCGACCGCTTCATCCTCTTTGGTGGCAGCTGGGGCTCCACCCTCGCGCTGATCTACGCCATCACCCATCCCGAACGGGTGCGGGGGCTGGTGCTGCGGGGCGTGTTCCTCGGCACGCAGGGGGAACTGGATTGGTTCTATGGTGGCGGCGCGGGGCGCTTCTTCCCCGAGATGTGGGCGCGGTTCCTTGCGCCGCTGGCCGAGGCGGAGCGGGGCGACGCCATCGCCGCCTATCACCGCCGCCTCTTCAGCGGCGACCGGATGGAAGAGGCTCGCGCCGGGCGCATCTGGGCCAATTGGGAAAACGCGCTTGCCAGCGTGCATCACGAAGGCATCCCGGGAGAGGCGCCTTCGGACTATGCCCGCACATTCGCCCGTCTGGAAAATCATTATTTCACGCATCGCTGTTTCATGGATTGCGATGACTGGATTCTGCGCAACCGCCGCGTGATCGAACATCTGCCGGCGGTCATCGTGCAGGGGCGTTTGGACATGATCTGCCCCCCGCAGGCCGCACATAGGCTGGCTGCGGGCTGGGACAGCGCCGATCTGCACGTCATTCCGATGGCTGGCCATGCGCTGTCCGAACCCGGCATCAGCCGGGCGCTTCTGGCCGCGATGGACGCTTGGCGCACGATATTCCCGTAA
- a CDS encoding translocation/assembly module TamB domain-containing protein yields the protein MRKLFILLLAFLPFAALAQDQGGDADRGWLEGIIEDKLSSAGRQVNIVGFEGALSSRATLQELTIADDDGVWLTLRDVVLDWSRSALLRGRVEVSELSAAEIIVARAPLPAEGLEAAPSPEASPFQLPDLPVSINIGRIAVDRLELGAPLLGEEVTATGQGVLVLNGGEGGITLNARRTDGGPALSLALDASFANEQRQLVVDLSLSEAANGLVTRKLGLPGAPSVDLTVKGSAPLDDYTADVTLATDGQPRIAGQVSVQAPASGPLGFAADLSGDAAPLFLPDYAEFFGNDLALKVQGSKDADGVLEIPTLSLIAQQLQLNGAVTIGNDGLPKLVDLTGRIASDDGDPVLLPLSTDQETRVKTLDLDVQFDADRSEDWTAAITLEGLDRADFDADRLALNGTGRIVPGAAAEVTADLTLAAQGLSAADPGLNAALGSQVDGAMQIDWIQGEDGLKIPSLTLNGADYGLDANAVIQGLSTGMTITGDAAARLADLSRFAEIAGRPLAGQAEAKVSGRYTVLEGGFDVVADVAGTDLATGIPQVDGLLAGQSTIALSALRDTQGTRIREFKVDAQDLSATAQGLISSTGSDLTANVTASDLRVLGPQYGGSATADLTFTGTTDAGDLRLNADGTDIRTGIAEVDGLLAGASTIRLDAALQDGAAVIQQAEVNARALALTAEGRLAQDGSDVKAQLNLSDLSVIGRQYAGTVNTALAFTGTPENGRITLDGTARNIKVAQDQADRLLRGDSTISAAVALTDGRVVVERAQVRNPQVTLDANGTPIDGGQRLDLTARLANLGILLPQFPGAVSLSGTVAQRAQGYDLDLRAQGPGGIDARANGSVGAAFDQANLTLTGSAQAALANVFLSPRNVAGPVRFDLRVNGPLALQSVSGTISTQGTRFADPELGLALNAIDARVTLNGQVASITASAAPEDGGRIRASGTIGLADPYNADLTVDLSRAVITDPSLYQVTAGGQVRLQGPLAGNGRISGRITLEEVNIQVPSGGLGTAGTLPGLQHVNEPGDVRATRRRAQLDDEEESSGGSSGGGLGIDLTISAPDRIFVRGRGLDAELGGELRLTGTTSNIVPIGAFELVRGRLDILGRRLELSDATLSLEGDFIPQLYVRASSENNGVTSYVSIVGPADDPEVTFSSDPDLPQEEVLAQLLFGRDLSSISPLQAAQLANAVATLAGRGGQGIVGNLRQNFGLDDLDVTTNDTGGAGVRAGKYISENAYTAVEVDSQGQSEISLNLDISDSLTVRGSTGTAEGSTGIGIFWERDY from the coding sequence ATGCGGAAATTATTCATCCTCCTCCTCGCCTTCCTGCCCTTCGCGGCGCTGGCCCAAGATCAGGGCGGCGATGCCGATCGCGGCTGGCTCGAGGGTATAATCGAGGACAAGCTCTCCTCCGCCGGGCGGCAGGTGAACATCGTCGGCTTCGAAGGGGCGCTGTCCTCCCGCGCCACGCTGCAGGAATTGACCATCGCCGACGATGACGGCGTCTGGCTGACGCTGCGCGACGTGGTGCTGGACTGGAGCCGTTCGGCCCTGCTGCGCGGCCGGGTGGAGGTGTCCGAACTCTCCGCCGCAGAGATCATCGTCGCCCGCGCCCCCCTGCCCGCCGAAGGGCTGGAGGCCGCCCCCTCGCCCGAGGCGTCGCCCTTCCAGCTTCCCGATCTGCCGGTGTCGATCAATATCGGCCGCATCGCGGTGGACCGGCTGGAACTCGGCGCGCCGCTGCTGGGCGAAGAGGTGACGGCCACCGGCCAAGGCGTGCTGGTCCTGAACGGCGGCGAGGGCGGCATCACGCTGAACGCCCGCCGCACCGATGGCGGGCCGGCGCTGAGCCTCGCGCTCGATGCGAGCTTTGCCAACGAGCAGCGCCAACTGGTCGTCGATCTGTCGCTGTCCGAAGCCGCGAACGGTCTGGTCACGCGCAAGCTGGGCCTGCCCGGTGCGCCGTCGGTCGATCTGACGGTGAAGGGGTCGGCCCCGCTGGACGATTACACCGCCGATGTCACGCTGGCGACGGACGGGCAGCCGCGCATCGCGGGGCAGGTCTCGGTACAGGCCCCGGCCAGCGGGCCGCTCGGCTTTGCCGCCGACCTTTCGGGCGATGCCGCGCCGCTGTTCCTGCCCGATTATGCCGAGTTCTTCGGCAACGATCTGGCGCTGAAGGTGCAGGGCAGCAAGGATGCCGATGGCGTGCTGGAGATCCCGACCCTGTCGCTGATCGCCCAGCAGCTGCAACTGAACGGCGCCGTGACGATCGGCAATGACGGCCTGCCCAAGCTGGTGGACCTGACGGGGCGCATCGCCTCGGATGATGGGGATCCGGTGCTGCTGCCGCTGTCCACCGATCAGGAAACGCGGGTGAAGACACTCGATCTCGATGTGCAGTTCGATGCCGACCGGTCCGAGGATTGGACGGCGGCCATCACCCTCGAAGGGCTGGACCGCGCCGATTTCGACGCAGACCGTCTGGCGCTGAACGGCACGGGGCGGATCGTGCCCGGCGCGGCCGCGGAGGTGACGGCCGATCTGACGCTGGCGGCGCAGGGCCTGTCGGCCGCCGATCCGGGGCTGAACGCCGCCCTCGGCTCGCAGGTCGATGGCGCGATGCAGATCGACTGGATCCAAGGCGAGGACGGGCTGAAGATCCCGTCCCTGACGCTGAACGGCGCCGATTACGGCCTCGATGCCAATGCGGTGATCCAAGGGCTGTCCACCGGCATGACCATCACCGGCGATGCGGCGGCCCGCCTTGCGGACCTGTCGCGCTTTGCCGAGATCGCGGGTCGTCCGCTGGCCGGTCAGGCCGAAGCGAAGGTTTCGGGCCGCTACACGGTGCTGGAGGGCGGGTTCGATGTCGTGGCCGATGTGGCCGGGACCGACCTTGCCACCGGCATCCCGCAGGTGGACGGGCTTCTGGCCGGGCAATCCACGATCGCCCTGTCGGCGCTGCGCGATACCCAAGGCACCCGCATCCGCGAATTCAAGGTGGATGCGCAGGATCTGTCGGCGACGGCGCAGGGGCTCATCTCCTCCACCGGCAGCGATCTGACGGCGAATGTCACCGCAAGCGATCTGCGCGTGCTCGGCCCGCAATATGGCGGCAGCGCCACGGCGGACCTGACCTTCACCGGCACGACGGATGCCGGCGATCTGCGTCTGAACGCGGACGGCACCGACATCCGCACCGGCATCGCCGAGGTGGACGGCCTTCTGGCGGGCGCCTCCACCATCCGGCTGGATGCCGCGCTTCAGGACGGGGCCGCCGTCATCCAGCAGGCAGAGGTGAATGCCCGCGCCCTCGCCCTGACCGCCGAAGGGCGGCTGGCGCAAGACGGCAGCGATGTGAAGGCGCAGCTGAACCTGTCGGACCTGTCGGTGATCGGACGGCAATATGCCGGCACGGTGAACACCGCGCTGGCCTTCACCGGCACCCCGGAAAACGGGCGGATCACGCTCGACGGTACGGCCCGCAACATCAAGGTGGCGCAGGATCAGGCCGACCGGCTGCTGCGCGGGGATTCCACGATCTCCGCCGCCGTCGCGCTGACCGATGGCCGCGTCGTGGTGGAGCGGGCGCAGGTCCGCAACCCGCAGGTGACGCTCGATGCGAACGGCACCCCGATCGACGGGGGCCAGCGCCTCGATCTGACGGCGCGGCTTGCCAATCTAGGAATCCTGCTGCCGCAGTTCCCCGGCGCCGTCAGCCTGTCGGGTACGGTGGCGCAGCGCGCGCAGGGCTATGATCTCGATCTGCGCGCTCAGGGGCCGGGCGGCATCGACGCGCGCGCCAATGGCAGCGTCGGCGCGGCCTTCGATCAGGCGAACCTGACGCTGACGGGGTCGGCGCAGGCGGCGCTGGCCAATGTGTTCCTGTCGCCGCGCAACGTGGCGGGGCCGGTGCGCTTCGATCTGCGGGTGAACGGCCCGCTGGCGCTGCAATCGGTCAGCGGGACGATCAGCACCCAAGGCACCCGCTTCGCCGATCCCGAGCTTGGCCTTGCGCTGAACGCGATCGACGCGCGCGTCACCCTGAACGGTCAGGTCGCCAGCATCACCGCCAGCGCCGCACCCGAGGACGGGGGCCGCATCCGCGCCAGCGGCACGATCGGCCTTGCCGATCCCTACAACGCCGATCTGACCGTGGATCTGAGCCGTGCGGTCATCACCGATCCTTCGCTGTATCAAGTGACGGCGGGCGGGCAGGTGCGCCTGCAAGGCCCGCTGGCGGGCAATGGGCGCATCAGCGGCCGCATCACCCTCGAGGAGGTGAACATCCAAGTGCCCTCGGGCGGGCTTGGGACGGCGGGCACGCTGCCCGGCCTTCAGCATGTGAACGAGCCGGGCGATGTCCGCGCCACCCGCCGCCGCGCGCAACTCGATGACGAGGAGGAGTCGAGCGGCGGCAGCAGCGGTGGCGGTCTTGGGATCGACCTCACGATCTCGGCCCCGGACCGGATCTTCGTGCGCGGGCGCGGCCTCGATGCCGAGCTTGGGGGCGAATTGCGGCTGACGGGCACCACCTCCAACATCGTGCCGATCGGGGCGTTCGAACTGGTCCGTGGGCGGCTCGACATCCTCGGCCGCAGGTTGGAGTTGAGCGATGCGACCCTGTCGCTGGAGGGGGACTTCATCCCGCAGCTCTATGTTCGCGCCTCGAGCGAGAATAACGGCGTCACGAGCTATGTCAGCATCGTCGGCCCGGCGGACGATCCGGAAGTGACCTTCAGCTCCGACCCCGACCTGCCGCAGGAGGAGGTTCTGGCGCAACTGCTCTTCGGGCGCGATCTGTCGTCCATCTCGCCGCTGCAGGCGGCACAGCTGGCCAATGCGGTCGCCACGTTGGCGGGGCGCGGCGGTCAGGGCATCGTAGGAAACCTACGGCAGAACTTCGGCCTCGACGATCTGGATGTAACGACCAACGATACCGGCGGCGCCGGCGTCCGGGCCGGCAAGTACATCTCGGAGAACGCCTATACCGCGGTGGAAGTGGACAGTCAGGGCCAGAGCGAGATCAGCCTGAACCTCGACATCTCCGACAGCCTGACCGTGCGCGGATCGACCGGCACCGCCGAAGGCAGCACCGGGATCGGCATCTTCTGGGAACGCGATTATTGA
- a CDS encoding YihY/virulence factor BrkB family protein gives MTPATTWSWFLRIKSRIEVANLFMISAGMAFYGLLSVFPAVAAVIAIWGFAADPTDIRGQLELTRDFLPGDAYRLISEQVDALLAANSADLGWTSLLSLMVALWSSRAGVSALISGINAVHHLPKRGGVMHTLRSLMLTCTLVGIVLSAMTLAVVVPVVIRFLPLGAVSGMLLEYLNVGLGLMLVVFGIGLVYRLGPNRPAGMARPIFSRGLLVAVVLWALISRGFVLYLSNFHSYNQVYGSIGAVIALLMWMYLSGFAILLGAAVDADRAAPRDQ, from the coding sequence ATGACACCCGCGACGACCTGGTCCTGGTTCCTGCGCATCAAGAGCCGGATCGAGGTTGCGAACCTGTTTATGATCTCGGCCGGCATGGCGTTCTACGGGCTGCTTTCGGTGTTTCCGGCCGTGGCGGCGGTGATCGCCATCTGGGGCTTTGCGGCCGATCCGACCGACATCCGGGGGCAGTTGGAACTGACGCGGGATTTCCTGCCCGGCGATGCCTATCGTCTGATCTCCGAACAGGTGGATGCGCTGCTGGCGGCCAATTCGGCCGATCTCGGCTGGACCTCGCTCTTATCGCTCATGGTGGCGCTGTGGTCTTCGCGCGCGGGGGTGTCGGCGCTGATCTCCGGGATCAACGCCGTGCATCATCTGCCGAAGCGGGGCGGGGTGATGCACACGCTGCGCTCGCTCATGCTCACCTGCACGCTGGTCGGGATCGTGCTGTCGGCGATGACGCTGGCGGTGGTGGTGCCGGTGGTGATCCGCTTTCTGCCGCTGGGTGCGGTGTCGGGGATGCTGCTGGAATATCTGAATGTCGGGCTGGGGCTGATGCTGGTCGTGTTCGGCATCGGGCTGGTCTATCGCCTTGGGCCGAACCGGCCTGCGGGCATGGCGCGGCCGATCTTCTCGCGCGGGCTGCTGGTGGCGGTGGTGCTCTGGGCGCTGATCTCGCGGGGCTTCGTGCTCTATCTCAGCAACTTCCACAGCTACAATCAGGTCTATGGCTCCATCGGGGCGGTGATCGCGCTGCTGATGTGGATGTACCTGTCAGGCTTTGCGATCCTGTTGGGGGCGGCGGTCGATGCCGATCGCGCCGCCCCCCGCGATCAATAA
- a CDS encoding autotransporter assembly complex protein TamA: MLTLAAALGVTTGGTAQALDQVVFQVTGNDDDITETLRNASLTAEVAEDPDRTDELFGAAQADYGRLVGALYAIGRYSPVIHITIDGREAASIAPLYAPAADTIREIRITVDPGPEFRFSRAVVTPYVEGTEFPDGFAEGEVAESGLISDAVKAGLEKWRDIGHAKADVAEERIIADHRADTLLAEVALTPGPRLRFGPMTVQGQRKMSARRIEKIAGLPEGETYSPEELQTAANRLRRTGIFSSVTMTEGEVAAPDLLPITTTVVEQLPRRYSIGAEISSSEGASLTSYWLHRNLLGGGERLRVDGAVENIGAQNSGMDYSLGVTLERPATITADTTAAVNAGIEHLDEEDYTSDGFDIGISFTQIISEDLTASLGLTYAQSDVEDDLGDYTYKTLSLPLGVTWDTRDNELDATEGFYLAAVGTPFAGAADTDSGFRATLDGRGYYSFGEPRRLTLAGRMQAGRVWGPDLLGTPRDFLFYSGGGGTVRGQPYQSLGVYPSDDDDDYKIGGSSFLAASVEARVMVTDNIGLVGFFDAGRIGTDGFSDMDEQSGAGFGLRYNTGVGPIRLDIASPVSGDTGEGVQIYVGIGQAF; encoded by the coding sequence ATGCTGACGCTGGCTGCGGCCTTGGGCGTCACGACGGGCGGTACGGCGCAGGCGCTGGATCAGGTGGTGTTTCAGGTTACCGGCAATGACGACGACATCACCGAGACGCTGCGCAATGCGTCGCTGACCGCCGAGGTGGCCGAAGACCCGGACCGCACCGACGAGCTGTTCGGGGCCGCGCAGGCCGATTATGGCCGTCTTGTCGGGGCGCTGTACGCCATCGGGCGTTATTCCCCCGTGATCCACATCACGATCGACGGGCGCGAGGCGGCGTCGATCGCGCCGCTCTATGCCCCCGCTGCGGACACCATCCGCGAGATCCGCATCACCGTCGATCCGGGGCCTGAGTTCCGCTTTTCCCGCGCCGTGGTCACCCCCTATGTGGAGGGGACGGAGTTCCCCGACGGCTTTGCCGAGGGCGAGGTCGCCGAATCGGGTCTCATCTCGGACGCGGTGAAGGCCGGGCTGGAGAAGTGGCGCGACATCGGCCACGCAAAGGCGGATGTCGCCGAAGAGCGGATCATCGCCGATCACCGCGCCGACACCCTTCTGGCCGAAGTCGCCCTGACCCCCGGCCCCCGCCTGCGCTTCGGGCCGATGACCGTGCAAGGTCAGCGCAAGATGAGCGCGCGGCGCATCGAAAAGATCGCGGGCCTGCCCGAGGGGGAGACCTATTCCCCCGAAGAGCTTCAGACCGCCGCCAACCGCCTGCGCCGCACGGGCATCTTCTCTTCGGTGACGATGACGGAAGGGGAGGTCGCCGCGCCCGACCTGCTGCCCATCACCACCACCGTGGTGGAGCAGCTTCCCCGCCGCTACAGCATCGGGGCGGAGATTTCCTCTTCCGAAGGGGCGTCGCTGACCAGCTACTGGCTACATCGCAACCTGCTGGGCGGGGGCGAGCGGCTGCGCGTCGATGGCGCGGTCGAAAACATCGGGGCGCAGAACTCCGGCATGGACTATTCGCTCGGCGTGACGCTGGAACGTCCGGCGACCATCACCGCCGACACCACCGCCGCCGTGAATGCCGGGATCGAGCATCTCGACGAGGAGGATTACACCTCCGACGGGTTCGACATCGGCATCAGCTTCACGCAGATCATCTCCGAGGATCTGACCGCCAGCCTCGGGCTGACCTATGCGCAGTCGGATGTGGAGGATGACCTCGGCGATTACACCTACAAGACGCTGTCGCTGCCGCTCGGCGTGACATGGGACACGCGCGACAACGAGTTGGACGCGACCGAAGGGTTCTATCTGGCCGCCGTCGGCACGCCCTTCGCCGGGGCGGCCGATACGGATTCGGGCTTTCGTGCGACGCTGGACGGGCGCGGCTACTATTCCTTCGGCGAGCCGCGGCGGCTGACGCTGGCGGGCCGGATGCAGGCCGGGCGCGTCTGGGGGCCGGACCTCTTGGGCACGCCGCGCGACTTCCTGTTCTATTCGGGCGGAGGCGGCACCGTGCGGGGCCAGCCCTACCAGTCGCTCGGCGTCTATCCCAGCGATGACGACGACGATTACAAGATCGGCGGCTCGTCCTTCCTTGCCGCCTCGGTGGAGGCGCGGGTGATGGTGACCGACAATATCGGCCTCGTCGGCTTCTTCGATGCCGGGCGGATCGGCACCGACGGCTTCTCGGATATGGACGAACAATCGGGCGCGGGCTTCGGTCTGCGCTACAACACCGGGGTGGGGCCGATCCGGCTCGACATCGCCTCGCCCGTGTCGGGCGATACGGGCGAAGGCGTGCAGATCTACGTGGGAATTGGGCAGGCGTTCTGA
- the xylB gene encoding xylulokinase, protein MYIGLDLGTSGLKGVLIDEAQHVVAEAVAPLEVSRPHPGWSEQNPADWIAACEAVLSVLAGSDLSAVKGIGLSGQQHGAVVLDAADAVLRPAILWNDTRAHAEAAALDADPRFRTISGNIVFAGFTAPKLMWMARHEPALRARVAKVLLPKDYLRLWLTGEHVGDMSDSAGTSWLDTGARDWSDALLAATDLGREHMPRLVEGSEVSGHLRAELAARWGLPPSVVVAGGGGDNAASAVGVGAVRPGEGFVSLGTSGVLFAATEGYSPDAASAVHSFCHALPGAWHQMGVILSATDSLNWYARMVGQGAAELTKGLGPLQAPGRPLFLPYLGGERTPLNDAALRGAFLGLEHATDTAAGTRAVLEGVAFALRDCRDALASTGTELRSLIAVGGGSRSEYWLAAIATALDVPVGVPAAGDFGGAFGAARLALMAATGAGTEVLTPPPLARQIAPDAALAAAFAEGHARHRAARDAVRALKGI, encoded by the coding sequence ATGTATATCGGATTGGATCTGGGCACTTCGGGCCTGAAGGGCGTGCTGATCGACGAGGCGCAGCACGTCGTGGCGGAGGCTGTGGCCCCCCTCGAGGTGAGCCGCCCCCATCCCGGCTGGTCCGAGCAGAATCCCGCCGACTGGATCGCGGCCTGCGAAGCGGTGCTGAGCGTTCTGGCCGGATCGGACCTGTCGGCGGTGAAGGGCATCGGCCTGTCGGGGCAGCAGCATGGGGCCGTGGTCCTCGATGCCGCCGATGCGGTGCTGCGCCCGGCGATCCTGTGGAACGACACCCGCGCCCATGCCGAGGCCGCCGCCCTCGACGCCGATCCGCGCTTTCGGACGATCAGCGGCAACATCGTCTTTGCCGGGTTCACCGCGCCGAAGCTGATGTGGATGGCCCGGCACGAACCGGCGCTGCGGGCCCGCGTGGCGAAGGTGCTGCTGCCCAAGGATTACCTGCGCCTGTGGCTGACGGGGGAGCATGTGGGCGACATGTCCGACAGCGCGGGCACCTCATGGCTCGATACCGGGGCGCGCGACTGGTCGGATGCGCTGCTGGCCGCGACCGATCTGGGGCGCGAGCATATGCCCCGGCTGGTCGAAGGCTCCGAGGTGTCGGGCCATCTGCGGGCCGAGCTTGCCGCGCGCTGGGGGCTGCCGCCGTCGGTCGTGGTGGCGGGGGGCGGCGGCGACAACGCGGCCTCGGCGGTGGGGGTGGGCGCGGTGCGTCCGGGCGAGGGGTTCGTCTCGCTCGGTACTTCGGGCGTGCTCTTTGCCGCGACCGAAGGCTACAGTCCCGATGCCGCCAGCGCGGTGCACAGCTTCTGCCATGCGCTGCCGGGTGCGTGGCACCAGATGGGCGTGATCCTGTCGGCGACGGATTCGCTGAACTGGTATGCGCGGATGGTGGGGCAGGGCGCGGCGGAGCTGACCAAGGGCCTTGGCCCCCTGCAGGCGCCGGGGCGGCCGCTGTTCCTGCCCTATCTGGGGGGGGAGCGGACGCCGCTGAACGATGCGGCGCTGCGCGGCGCGTTCCTTGGGCTGGAGCATGCGACGGATACCGCCGCCGGCACCCGTGCGGTGCTGGAAGGGGTGGCCTTTGCGCTGCGCGATTGCCGCGATGCGCTGGCATCGACCGGCACGGAACTGCGCAGCTTGATCGCCGTGGGCGGAGGATCGCGGTCGGAGTATTGGCTGGCGGCGATCGCGACGGCGCTGGACGTGCCGGTGGGCGTGCCGGCGGCGGGGGATTTCGGCGGGGCCTTCGGGGCGGCGCGGCTGGCGCTGATGGCCGCGACCGGCGCGGGGACCGAGGTGCTGACCCCGCCGCCCCTTGCCCGGCAAATCGCCCCCGACGCGGCGCTGGCGGCGGCCTTCGCCGAAGGTCATGCCCGCCACCGCGCCGCGCGCGACGCGGTGCGGGCATTGAAGGGGATCTAG
- a CDS encoding capsule assembly Wzi family protein, with translation MTQLRSLFLAAASFGTILSAQGAFAQGFTVTGSYGSRDLLGGFPSDGSSDEAEVQLSYAGQGPRLGYNLAVTVGDDDDSVDFDDSFVEAYAGGFAFGLGAVDRNWSPSRFSSLILSDNADPIPSAYVVKRQYTAFDTPWLSWIGPWKGEFFVGQTDSDGNPDNTKLMGMRLQLQPVDGFEIDLVRTAQWGGDGRSESLKTFLDVLTGDTNEGEASEANQLAGIGLSWTLPEEIAPLRLYAQAVGEDESGGLPSCFMYLAGVEGVGTAFGLPTTVTLEGATTEISDSENGFCGPGTAYNNNAYPGGYTHHEDVMGMPMDTDSRMAQLIIEHQLARFALDWSVGYYEINTTNRPDHRLSSTEVDGTILRVGASQSWGDTTLRGGVAWQSFDLDNDDIDAGMGVSFSVSRTF, from the coding sequence GTGACCCAGCTGCGTTCGCTGTTCCTTGCCGCCGCGTCCTTCGGGACCATCCTGTCCGCCCAAGGTGCATTTGCGCAGGGCTTCACCGTGACCGGCTCCTACGGCAGTCGCGACCTGCTGGGGGGCTTTCCGTCGGACGGCTCCTCGGACGAGGCGGAGGTGCAGCTCAGCTATGCCGGGCAGGGCCCGCGTCTGGGCTACAACCTTGCCGTCACGGTCGGGGACGACGATGACAGCGTCGATTTCGACGACAGCTTCGTGGAGGCTTATGCCGGCGGCTTCGCCTTCGGCCTCGGCGCGGTGGATCGCAACTGGTCGCCCTCGCGGTTTTCCTCGCTGATCCTGTCGGACAATGCCGATCCGATCCCGTCCGCCTATGTGGTCAAGCGCCAGTACACGGCCTTCGACACGCCGTGGCTGTCGTGGATCGGCCCGTGGAAGGGTGAGTTCTTCGTCGGTCAGACCGACAGCGACGGCAATCCCGACAACACCAAGCTGATGGGCATGCGCCTGCAGCTTCAGCCTGTGGACGGGTTCGAGATCGACCTCGTGCGCACGGCGCAATGGGGCGGCGACGGGCGGTCCGAAAGCCTGAAGACCTTCCTCGACGTGCTGACCGGCGACACGAACGAGGGCGAGGCGAGCGAGGCGAACCAGCTGGCCGGCATCGGCCTTTCATGGACGCTTCCCGAAGAGATCGCCCCCCTGCGCCTCTATGCCCAAGCGGTCGGCGAGGATGAGTCCGGCGGCCTGCCGTCCTGCTTCATGTACCTTGCCGGGGTGGAGGGTGTCGGCACCGCCTTCGGCCTGCCGACCACCGTCACGCTGGAAGGGGCCACGACCGAGATTTCGGACAGCGAGAACGGCTTCTGCGGGCCGGGCACCGCCTATAACAACAACGCCTATCCCGGCGGCTACACCCATCATGAGGACGTGATGGGCATGCCGATGGACACCGATTCGCGTATGGCGCAACTGATCATCGAACATCAGCTGGCGCGCTTTGCGCTGGATTGGTCGGTCGGCTATTACGAGATCAACACCACCAACCGCCCCGATCACCGCCTGTCCAGCACCGAGGTGGACGGCACCATCTTGCGCGTCGGCGCCTCGCAGAGCTGGGGCGACACGACGCTGCGCGGCGGCGTTGCGTGGCAGTCCTTCGATCTCGACAATGACGACATCGACGCCGGGATGGGGGTCAGCTTCAGCGTCTCGCGCACCTTCTGA
- the ubiG gene encoding bifunctional 2-polyprenyl-6-hydroxyphenol methylase/3-demethylubiquinol 3-O-methyltransferase UbiG, producing MTSTIDAAEVAKFEAMAAEWWDVNGKFKPLHQMNPCRLDYITGQIAMEFGRDLQGAAPFEGLRILDIGCGGGLLAEPMARLGATVVGADAAERNIPVARIHAEQSGLEIDYRHTTAEALAAKGEQFDVVLNMEVVEHVADPAAYLRACHDLLRPGGLMVCSTLNRNAKSFAMAIVGAEWVMRWLPKGTHDWNKFITPDELFDLLRTAGLDPVDRKGMVFNPLGWSWSLSSRDLTVNYVTASIRR from the coding sequence ATGACCAGCACCATCGACGCGGCCGAGGTCGCCAAGTTCGAAGCCATGGCCGCCGAATGGTGGGACGTGAACGGCAAGTTCAAGCCGCTGCACCAGATGAACCCCTGCCGCCTCGATTACATCACCGGGCAGATCGCGATGGAATTCGGGCGCGACCTGCAGGGCGCCGCCCCGTTCGAAGGGCTGCGCATCCTCGATATCGGTTGCGGCGGCGGCCTTCTGGCCGAACCGATGGCCCGGCTGGGCGCCACGGTGGTCGGCGCCGACGCGGCCGAGCGCAACATCCCCGTCGCCCGCATCCATGCCGAACAGTCCGGCCTCGAGATCGACTACCGCCACACCACCGCCGAGGCGCTGGCCGCCAAGGGCGAGCAATTCGACGTCGTCCTGAACATGGAAGTGGTGGAGCATGTCGCCGATCCCGCCGCCTATCTGCGGGCCTGCCACGATCTTCTGCGTCCGGGCGGGCTGATGGTCTGCTCCACCCTGAACCGGAACGCCAAAAGCTTTGCCATGGCGATCGTGGGGGCGGAATGGGTGATGCGCTGGCTGCCCAAGGGCACGCATGACTGGAACAAGTTCATCACGCCGGACGAACTCTTCGACCTGCTGCGGACGGCGGGCCTCGATCCGGTGGACCGCAAGGGCATGGTGTTCAACCCGCTCGGCTGGTCATGGAGCCTGTCGTCGCGCGATCTGACGGTGAACTACGTCACCGCCAGCATCCGCCGCTAG